The genomic region TTTCCAGTATCACCCACAGCTGCATACCCTTGCATAATTGTTGTGTATGTGTGTTCATTTGGGCTCGCCCCTGATAAAGCCATCTCATCTAATATGTTAAGCGCCTTCTCCATCTGAAAAGAATGTAAACAATAAAGACAATCGATCCGAAGATGAGTCCCATGCCATGACGTCAGCATAAATATTGTTAAAGAAATTCCTCGTCACTTTAGGCCAAATTGTTTTCCAAAACGATTGTACAACCTCAAAAAGCATTTCGCATAAAAGATTAGAGATGAGATGTTAGGTTTTAGTGTTTTGCAGTATCAAAGTAATGTAAATGCACTTGCAAAACCAGCAACTTTTATGAACATTAACCACTTTCCCAATATGCATAGAAGTGGTAAAAAATTGGAATGTTAATGAAAAGTAAGCAGAGAACAAATgactcataaacatcaaataTCAGTAGCTGAGAGTGTGTATACTCAAGTACAGTAATATGTTAAACAATGCAATGGTAAAATGTCAGCCGTTATATTCAGCATTTTCTTTGTCTTGTATAAAAGGTTATAGAGTTATATCCATAGTCTATACTGAATATCAAAACCGACAATATGAAATGACCTTTAACGAGAATGCCAGGCACAGGTGTAGGCTTAAAAATTAAATCTCGGCCACTTTAGCATTCTAAAATGTAAGGGCCATGCACACTTTTTACATGACATAAGAATGTTACTATACAATTAGAAGGCTAAAGCCAAGCTAATTTAACTCCAGGCCTCCAAACAAAAGCAGAATTTTCACAAGACACTGAAGTCTTTTAGCCATCTCTAGTATCGCTAAATTTGTAGAACAGCAACAGAAATGTCCAATCTATTTCATATTACATCAAGGATCCTAGTGAAATAGCCTCACCGACTCACCGTGACATTAGAGGTTAAACTGCATATATGGGGTCCCACCCGTCCACCCACAATTTCACGGTACAGTGAATGCAACTTAATCATTATCGTGTTGAGCGTCTTCTAATAGGACTGATAAAAGCACATGACAAGTggcaacatcatcatcatcataccaATGGTTCGTAAAAAAAACCAGATAAATGACTAGAAAATTTCTAAGAAACATGCACTGGGAAGACAAGTATACAATGAAATTAGTTACCTGCCGCTTCTCAACAAGACCAAGAATCAAAGAATTAAAAGTGTGAACGGTTGGGATGCAACCATTCCTCCGCATCATATCAAAAACTTCAAGGGCTCTTCTCATATCTCCAGCTTTTGCAAAGCCATGAATTATAGGCATAAATGTCCTTGTAGTAGGTCTATGCCGTTCCTTTTTCATTTGATCGACCATGCGAAGGGCACGATCCATGTTACCCATTCCAGAAAAGGCTCTAACCATATTATTGTAAAGAACGACATCTGGTTTTAGGCCATCTCTCACAACATCTTCAAAAATAGCAAAAGCATTTGCCCAGTCCTTTAACATCAGGAAACCGTTAATCAGCATGGAATAGGTCTTCATGTTGTGTCTAATGCCGGCAGATGTCATCGCCTTGCTAACCTCTAAAGCCTTGGAAACTTTTCCCAACTGAAAcaaagagttaattaaattgccaAATATAAAGCTGCTGTTATTCTAAGAACTTAGGATAAAGAGCTCGCATGTAATTACTCCTCCATTCGGTTAGATTCACTACATTTTCCATGCTAGACATTCAAATCAATTCACAACGGGATAGAGTTCACTTTGAAAAGACAACTAATCCTCATAAAAACAAGTGGGTTCCACAATATATACTCATCTGCTAGCCATTTTCACCCTTTCTACTTTCCATTATCTTTAAGATTGGGCCCTATGCAAATGTAATGATTCCAACCAAATGGAGGGAGTACGATTCTAGTATGCGGCCGAGAGTAAATCAGtaaacacctccatactccaataCAAAGAACACAAATAGAATATGAACATGAAATACCTTGGTGTAAAGATTCATAAGACATCCGTAAGTGATTACTGAAGGTACAAAGCCACATTCCTGAAAATGCACGACACAAGTGAGTCAGTGAAGCAGATAGATGAAAAAGATGCGAACTTGTCTTGATAGAGAGatttggagtgataaggaggatAGGAAAAGGGAGGTATGCAATTTGCCTGTCTGGATTTTCAAttggattgaaaaaaaaaagagtggtCCATTTTCCCCCCCAACAGGACAGACTTCAAACCTTCCAACATAGGACATATACATCCATGCTTCATTCTCCCTTCCCCCTAATATTTATCTAGACAACGCCCTAAATTCAAGCATGCAAAAATACAATCTTCATGGAATAAAACGTAAATCTTTACGAAGAAAGTCAAGAAAGAAATTGTGGCAAGTCAGGTATAACTAAATTAACAGGGTCTGTTTCAAGAGCTTATTTGATGTAGATAATTAGATTTCCTATTTCTTCATCGTGTATAGAAAAGAAAAGGGTCTCAGAAATATTCTCACGTGGAAAAAAGCAAATTCAAGTCTCCCGCCTATCTTGAAGCCAAATAGCATGATACTAAGATATAGAATTATAAGTATATACAAAAAAACTACTTAGTGTTTTAAGTAGCAGTTAGCATTTACAGTATCCAGAAAGCACAAATGGTTAGCTGAGAAGGTAACTGATATTATTAAACATGTTCATgaagactaaaattatacaagaagAAATAATTGTTTCATCAATTAATCAACATATTGGGCTTGTACGTATTTATCACAATATTCaactacaacttatctctctCAAACCTTTTTCCTTAATATTCACTGTCACATTGACACCATCCAAACTCCCAAGTGCTAAGCCATGTCACTCCTTTTGACTCCCTCATTTTTCAGTGACTTTAAGTGATCAGCCCTTCCCTATGCACGATAAAAAGTAGCATATCCATCGTCCATCAAATTTTTACATCGGTCACACCTTGTCTTTACTGGGTGAATTGCAAGACATTAATCATAGAGGCATACACAGAGCACCTATATTTATTCTAATGTAATCCCTCAAAAAcaaatagacatttatatctcTTACAGGCTTACGTAGCAACAGTCTCCTTCTCAATGGCTATCATCGAACCAAAGTTATGAAAACAAATCTTGGACTGTTCTTTTACATATTAACAACAATGACAAAGCATTGAACCACATATTTTTCAGGTTGGCTAGTCATATGAAAAAGTAAAGAGAGTATAACACATTAACAACAAATGGATAGATAAGAAGAGATGAAAAGCCGAGAGACAAGATTAAGACATTTTTTAATCTGGtcatctcaaaaaaaaaatactccctccgttccaaccatttgtttaccttttttattctttgtgagaggtattttaatcaaaggtaaaaaagggattgggacagagggagtagcATTCTAAGACTAGGCTAAACTGTACAAAAATTTTAGAACTATATATCAACCATGGTTTGTATTATGTGCAAAACAAAACCAGACTGCCTGAAAGTCGGCTAAGCAAATTACCAAGTTTGGCTGGCTAAGTCATGCCTCTACCATTTAAGAGCAACTAGAAAGCCAAAGGGTTCACAAAAGCAATAAGCAACTATGCTTCTTAGACACAGTTTTGTAAACATATGCCAAAGCATCAAACACTGTTTTCTTTTTATAAGAAATGACCGGAAAAACAAAACTTTGTCCAACAAACAACTCAACCATACATTTTGTACGTAAATGAAAGGGAAAATTATGAGTAGCCACAAGGCTATACCTTCAGCCTCTCGAACACAATCAAACATTTTTCTTCATCACCAACCATGGTGTAACCATCCATCATAGTGTGGTATATAGCAATTGGGGCATCAATACCTTGCTCTTCCATTTCCCTAACATAAGCTTCTGCGCGATCCATATCACAAGTTTGGCTGCGTATATAAAAGGGCAGTGACTAAGGACGTTTATCAAGATAACTATGTCAACACAGATTGAATAGGTAGGAAGTGGCATTGATAAAGCCAAACCTACCAGTGTGCATATATTATATTGCCATAAATAATTGAATTTAGAGTTGTGTGTTGCTCTTTTGCCTCCTTGAACCATTGATCTGCAGCCCTTCCAAGATGATCAAAACAAACATCAGAGATTGTACATCACTCAAGTGAGACCAATAACAAACTAATAAAAACACAATTTACTATCCAAAGACTAAATGTAAGGGCTGATGTTTGTTTTcccattttccttcaaatttatcCTCCATCCCACTTTTAAGGAGGGCAGATGATAGAATATACTgtaataaatagtactccctccatcccactTTTATTGTcccattttccttcaaatttatcCCAAATTAATTGTCCCCTTTCCAAATCTAGTAATGAAAAACTTCAATAATCCAATATTACCCCTAGATAACTAACTAAAATTATCACCACCATAAAGTTAATATCTCCACTCTTCTTTAATTTGAGGGGTAAAGTTGGTAGTTCACCACTTTTCCTTAAATCCTCTCAAAATAGAAAGGGGGACAATAAAAATGGGATGGAGGGAGTGACAATAATAAACTACCATGCTGAACTAACTATAGAATATCCATGACAATGGTCCGAATAAAATAGGACATGTCAATCGCAAATTTTTAAATGACCCAGACAGGACCGCATCAACTATACCAATGGGTAAGAGAGCAATAGACGAATACAACCCTTCCCCATAAATAACAGAAAATTTTCAGATGACTCTTTACCCCAACAAAGATGAAGAATACAATTGATATAATCACCCCTAATGCAAAGTCGCACAAAAATATTGGCTGTAGAGAGATACTTTAGTAGTTTAGTGTTACAAATCCTACTCATAGGCATGCTGAGTTAAGTGCATAGGTCAAAGATCACTCGAAAGTAAAATATCCACAGTTAGTTCAAAGCATTTGCCTTCCACAATAGCATCTTCATTTCTAGCTTGTGTATAGTATTTGAAAATGTCAATTAGGGACCAGCTCATCAAAAGGCAACTCATAAGGAGCCTTGCAAGGTGACACTGCCGACGTATCCCCTTATGAGTATTACGTCTTTAAGAAGCTGAAAAGGTTGTATCTTGTGAGAACATATCTGTCGAAGTTGACAATGTCTACCACCAAAGTGAGCTGGGGACAATACGAATGGGATAGAAGGAGTACTAATAGTTTGCAGCACTAAAATATACATTTCAACAGGTCCCATTCACTTACTTAACATTTCCAACTCTAGCAAACCCTCCAACGAGAATGCTGTACGTTACCAAACTCATCTCAATCCCTTCTTCTTTCATCTTCCTCACACAGGATAACGCCTCCTCCATGTCTCTGCCAACTGCGTAGGCATGAATAAGACTGCATCGATGAGAAAGAATTAGTATTAGTTATTCAAATGCAGTAGTGAATGTTGAAAGAGCACTAACTAGGCAAAGCAATTTCTTAAAATAAAAGGTCAAGCTTTGTCGAAGAGAATTTTGTTGTTCACACATTTTATACAAAACCACCTCAGTTTCAATGGTAATGGGTGAGATATACCCGCGTTTTGTGAGAATTTTTCACGAGAACAACAATGTAAAAGTACACAAAATCAAATTAAATCTGAAAATTAGTGCCCTAGTTCTGTTTCTTTTGCTCAGAGTCAACTATCATGCTTGAACTACAACGGCCAACAATAATCTAAAATTTAGAAATGTATATTTTACATCGGCATACCTGGTAAAAACATGAGATGTGGGCTCTATTCCTCTTGCTCGCATGCTTTCAAACATTTCCCGTGCTCGATGCATGTCTCCACGTCTAGCATAGTAACTCACCATCAGCCCATACTCTCTCCTGGACGGCTAAAATTTACACATGCCAAAAAAATTAAACACTAGTACAAACTTTACATAAGGGGGGGAAATGACAATTGAAGCACACCCAATAGGGACTTAGATATACCTAGACACATTGAGACTGAGAATGTGAATCAGTCAAAGAAGAAACTCTCAACTAAAAACAGTATCAACAAGTCAAATCTCCTGGTACAGGTTTATAAGGGAAATATTTACATATAAAATCGGAACATCAATCTCAATCCTTCAACCAATTATTccactgtttcattttggatCATTTAGTTGCAGTCTCTGTGTCGCTAACACAGGGTAAGTCCACCAACTTCAACCCCATATTAACCCACAATTTGCATGGGGCACTTATCAAACTCGATTAACGTAGTTGTTGCACTAGCTTAACATAGTCATTGACCTCATTGTCATCAATTCGCTACAATCAAACGTAAAACTAACACAAACATGATCACAATAAGTTGAAGCCAAAACAACAAAGCATACCAACGAAATACACGACCTAATCAATCTAATACTCCCTCAGTCCCGGTCAAtcgttgtcctttggttttggcacaaagaccaaggaaagaggaagggcccaattactaaatgacagtggaacaaattgggtgtgaatgatcaaattgctcattaaGTTTATTCTCAAAATAGAAAGTACAATAATTGACTGAGACATCCACAATATGGAAAAgaacaacaaataaccgggacaaAGGGAGTACCTTATTAACCATCTCGAAAGCACGAACAACGGCCTGCCAATTCTCGGGCATTGTCTCCAAAACCCTCCTAAATTCAGTCCTCCCATCTTCCCTTTTCTCATGCCAATCATTCCTATactccctccctttccctccttccTCCACCCAATTCCCCCTCTCCTCATTGCGATTCCTCAACCGCCTTCCATCATCCAATTTAACCGTCAAAACCCTCCCATGAAACTCGACCCCATCAAACTCAACCGCCTTCAAAGCAGCCTTTTCCCCTCCTTCATATATCACAAACCCAAACCCCATATTCCTCTCCAATTCCCCATGCCCTTTAATCAAAATCACACTCTTTATCGGCCCGAACTGGCGAAAAAACTCCTTCACCTCTCCTTTCTTGACCCAATTCGGTAAATTCCCCACAAATATCTTACCCTCTTGCCGAAACTCCTCCACATTCTTTTCCTCCGCCGGCTTCGACGGAAGTGGCGGCGGAGGTGGAGGTGGGGGCGGAGGAGGTGGTGGAGGAGGTGGAGATAGAGTGCGGGTGAGGCGGAGTTTGGGGGTGAGGCGGTCAGGGGTATTTTGGGAAAAGTGGAGGGATTTAAGAGGGTTAAAGGGGGGTTTAGAGGGAGGAGGGGGAGAGGGTAAAGAGGGAGTAGGAGGTGAAATGACGGTTTTAGGTCGGCGGAGATGAGAAGGGAGTTGAGGTGAGTCAGATGATGAGGTGGCGGAGAGAGAACAGCGGAAGGAGCAGGAAGAAGAAGGAGGAgggggaggtggtggtggtggagggtaGTAGTAGTGTGTGGTGAAAGGTAGACCAATCATTAtcccttctctctctttttttagTGAATTATGGCCACTTCGCCACCCATATTCACGGTGGTACAAGCATACTGGTCTTACCGTCTTATGTACTGTATGAGATTGGGTAAGGTTTATAGTTCACTCCGGACCAATAGTTGAATAGGTCCTGCTAtatatcgtcgacaatttactaagggtgctgattttcgcagtaGACATTTTACTCACGCAGTACATTGTTGACAATTATGTCCTTCTCATTTCCTCCTCccattttctctctctaatttctctCTAATCCATCTCTCTAATTTCACACATTCATTCTCTCGTACTACATTGATAAATTATTTTAATAAACACATGTAATTATGTATCGCGTTGATAAATATATTTCGTTATAAGTTAATTTTAAAATTACattattttttaaattatttttacaatAAAGTATAAATAAATTTGCCAAATAAATGTTCTATGTACCacattaaaaaaaataataaaaaaaaaaaatctacaaACAAGCAGGCACGTAGTACACATTGCCACCAccaagagcatgttcttctactTTACATCTTCCTGTTACTGAGAGTAATACACCACCACGACGTAATACACATtgccaccaacaccaccaccatcgCCGGCCACCAGCGTCGGTCACCGATGCACACACAGCCCGTCTTCCACCAGTCTTACCTTATCACAGCCTCACGCACAATTCCGACCCCTCCCTCGCGCACCTGCCTCCGTCGAACGACCGACGGTGACCACCTGACATCCTTATCACTGTCGGCGCACTCCCCTATCGCCGGCGACATCCCAGTAAACCAATACCTCCATGGTTCCATCCCACACGGCCACACCAATtaacccaaaccctaattaaaaaagCTACAACATTTATAACAATTTAATTAGTAATAACAatgaattaatgaattaaatactCGCTCTATACTCGAATTATCGTTCATCAGTGAAGAATTTTGTACAGTTTTGATGGAGGTATAGAGTTGACGATAGAGAGAGGCAGAGAGAATTAGGTTTTGATGGTTTTAGGCAAGGGTAGACAAATGGAAAATCTAGTACAAAAAGTACtataatgagtaaaatgtgtactgcgaaaataaattacgtttactaattatcgtcgacaattaatgTAAATTTTCAAGTTTGTCCTCCATAACATaactccatatccgtctcactaaaataCAATTTCCGTCCCACTAAAACacaaatgcaatttccgtctcactaaaacacaagtcactgtttcactaaaatatttcaaaccaaaaaaaaaaaaacggcttttcaaaaaaaaaaaaaaaaaaaaaaagcggtattcgtaattaacaacatgaacgggaacgattttaacaacgattccaacaatgaagctagtaacgaggtgagtttacgatttagttttgtctaaaatttatgttttattatcgaTTGAATCCCGAATTAGAATAGATGCCTTGATTGTAGACGGAATTATGATAGAATTCGTGACGGATTTAGTTGAAAATGCAATCGaaaaaaaaggacgaaatggGCTGGACGAAGAGAATTTTCGTCCAGACCTGGTGTTGGACGAAAAATTCTTTCGTCCAGTATGGGCCTTGGACGAAAGAATTTTTCGTCCAACACCAGGCCAGGACGAAAAATTCTTTCGTTCAGGCCCAAttcgtgtattttttttttgtttttttttttgtcttatatatatatatatttttttttccgactcgttttgtataaaacaattaaaataattaattcccgtctttgtattttattttattttttattttatttttccgactcattttgtataaaacaattaaaataattaattaccgtctttgtattatattttttttattttttcctaCTCGTTTCGTAGAAAACAattaattattaactaatttatggAAATGCGTGCGCAGGTGAATAACGATGGAGACGGTATTGATTACTCAGATCATTTTACGACTACCATGTTCTTTGCATCAAGTATGGAAGCGTTTAATTGGGCATATGAGATCGGACTCCGactcgggtttggtataaaaaATGCAAGCAACAAGAGAGTTGGTCGTAACACGAATTTGAGACAAGATTATTTTGTTTGTCGGATGGGCGGAAGAGGTCCCGTAAATAAGGATGTCGATTCTTTAATGAGGGGTAACACGACTACCGCGTGGTGCAAATGCAAATTTTCAATGAAAGTTATTGAATTACAAGAGAATAAGTGGAAGCTTGTGATGAGATCCGGGTTTCATAATCATGCTTtaacgttgtattgtgacggcgacaGATACTTTGCAAAGTTTGATGAAGAGGAGTTGGCTTATATCGATACCCAAGTTAGAGCTCACGTTAGACCGGCAATTATTAGTGCGGGTTTGCATCAGCGAAATCCGGAAAAGTCAAGACCTAATCGGCGACAAATCTACAATCGTTCTCAGAAAGTAAGGGCTGAGGAAAGAGATGGGAGAAACCGGCACTGTGAGATGTTAGCACTTGCGGTTCAAAGATAAGTACGTTCATTATTGGGTCAGCGATCGGGAGACCGATGAGCTAACCCACGTGTTTATGGCTCATCCTGAAGCCGTTAAGATGTTTCGATCATACTATTATGTGGTGCGATCGATTCCACGTACAAGACAAATTTataccgtcttccgcttgttgaGATGGTTGGAGTCACACCCGTCGGGAAGAGCTTTGTCATCGCGTATGCTCTTGTGAAGCATGAGTCCGAGGATGGATATCTGTGGGTCTTACGGAAATCGAAGGCCCTTCTCAATGATGTCGTTCAACCTAATTCTATTGTTACCGATTGCGAGCGGAGTTTGTTGAACGTGATTCCCACTGTTTTTCCGGAT from Silene latifolia isolate original U9 population chromosome 3, ASM4854445v1, whole genome shotgun sequence harbors:
- the LOC141647918 gene encoding uncharacterized protein LOC141647918; this encodes MIGLPFTTHYYYPPPPPPPPPPSSSCSFRCSLSATSSSDSPQLPSHLRRPKTVISPPTPSLPSPPPPSKPPFNPLKSLHFSQNTPDRLTPKLRLTRTLSPPPPPPPPPPPPPPPPLPSKPAEEKNVEEFRQEGKIFVGNLPNWVKKGEVKEFFRQFGPIKSVILIKGHGELERNMGFGFVIYEGGEKAALKAVEFDGVEFHGRVLTVKLDDGRRLRNRNEERGNWVEEGGKGREYRNDWHEKREDGRTEFRRVLETMPENWQAVVRAFEMVNKPSRREYGLMVSYYARRGDMHRAREMFESMRARGIEPTSHVFTSLIHAYAVGRDMEEALSCVRKMKEEGIEMSLVTYSILVGGFARVGNVKAADQWFKEAKEQHTTLNSIIYGNIIYAHCQTCDMDRAEAYVREMEEQGIDAPIAIYHTMMDGYTMVGDEEKCLIVFERLKECGFVPSVITYGCLMNLYTKLGKVSKALEVSKAMTSAGIRHNMKTYSMLINGFLMLKDWANAFAIFEDVVRDGLKPDVVLYNNMVRAFSGMGNMDRALRMVDQMKKERHRPTTRTFMPIIHGFAKAGDMRRALEVFDMMRRNGCIPTVHTFNSLILGLVEKRQMEKALNILDEMALSGASPNEHTYTTIMQGYAAVGDTGKAFEYFTKVKEEGLQLDVYAYEALLKACCKAGRMQSALAVTREMSAQNIPRNTFVYNILIDGWARRGDVWEAADLLQQMREDGVQPDIHTYTSFVNACCKAGDMVRAKKTIQEMKAVGVNPNVKTYTTLIHGWARASLPEKALRCFEQMKVAGLEPDKAVYHCLMSSLLSRATLAEEYICSGILNISKEMADSGLTVDMGTAVHWSRCLRKIERTGGELTEALQKTFPPDWNAFNNPCLDPQSDVNESESDVDDVDAYLVGLADSDDDEVVDEVDHTTWL